The proteins below come from a single Anaerolineales bacterium genomic window:
- a CDS encoding YfhO family protein: protein MNGLPSEKRDRFVTVGVFLAALIVLFHRLLLGEVLYWGLPSLQFYPWREFGFSEVLAGRLPLWNPYNGAGAPLLANYQSALLYPPHWLHLLIPDPRLMGWIGIGHTLWAALGMWRFAGRLGAAPLGRGIATLAFPLSTALITRLGTIPMLEVAAWLPWLMLCVEGVLSEETPQTRLSAWCGLALSAAFMLLAGHAQWAFYGLLLAGGYALWRTPLERRPLRRLTLCGGAVALAVGIAGAQLLPTAELQRLSQRAEGVTEAFALNFSFSPFQIFTLLYPDFYGNPGKGVYKIGGAFFEVAAYIGVFPMLLILVIGWRTMWRTVWRGGRRPKQAAGDGKDALRLFFGGVAALSFLLALGQFTPAFPFLYRHVPTFSLFQAPARWLLLTVFALVMIAALAPLKGGRRVRFWGRLGVVLGLGMALISLIAASLAALSGFAADIAMGVFGLGAAVAVGSLVFVAQPLPAAPEQAQQRWRWGVLVLLAVDLVWANWGANPTTAAAFYSPRPNTSEGRGVWLEADIRATQFDTYLRLDNYSAVSAAESLDAYRGAGLPNLNLLDRHPLLNNFDPLRPSWHETFMAQFNDPAQREQLEPLAGLGGERLWIVPRGNPTEDRLPPVGYGSAAIITETPLALTITADSPDGGWLILADTDYPGWAAWVDDHPTPIQRANGAFRAVALPAGRHTVLFRYESRPFQVGGILSGTALAVLIVVWAVGRLMIRRTP from the coding sequence ATGAACGGCTTACCATCGGAAAAGCGGGATCGGTTCGTCACTGTTGGCGTCTTTCTCGCCGCCCTGATCGTCCTCTTTCACCGCCTGCTGCTTGGTGAGGTGCTGTATTGGGGGCTACCCTCCCTCCAATTTTACCCCTGGCGCGAATTCGGCTTTAGCGAAGTCCTCGCCGGACGCCTGCCCCTGTGGAATCCCTACAATGGGGCGGGGGCGCCGCTCTTGGCAAACTATCAAAGCGCCTTGCTCTACCCCCCTCATTGGCTGCATCTGCTCATTCCCGACCCCCGCCTGATGGGGTGGATAGGGATCGGACATACCCTTTGGGCGGCGCTTGGGATGTGGCGCTTTGCCGGACGACTTGGCGCAGCCCCCTTAGGGCGCGGCATAGCCACGTTAGCCTTCCCGCTCAGCACGGCGCTGATCACCCGCTTGGGGACGATCCCCATGCTGGAGGTTGCTGCGTGGCTGCCCTGGCTGATGCTCTGCGTTGAGGGCGTCCTCAGCGAGGAAACGCCGCAAACCCGCCTCAGCGCATGGTGTGGGCTGGCGCTCAGCGCGGCATTCATGCTGCTTGCCGGACACGCCCAATGGGCGTTCTATGGGCTGCTCTTGGCGGGCGGTTATGCCCTCTGGCGAACACCCCTTGAGCGACGCCCCCTTCGACGCCTCACCCTCTGCGGCGGCGCGGTGGCGCTGGCAGTGGGCATCGCTGGAGCGCAGCTGCTCCCCACTGCGGAGTTGCAGCGGCTTTCCCAACGGGCGGAGGGCGTCACCGAGGCATTCGCCCTCAACTTTTCATTCTCCCCTTTTCAGATATTCACCCTCCTCTACCCCGATTTTTACGGGAATCCCGGGAAAGGTGTTTACAAGATCGGCGGGGCATTTTTCGAGGTTGCCGCCTATATCGGCGTCTTTCCGATGCTGCTCATCCTTGTCATTGGTTGGCGAACCATGTGGCGAACGGTATGGCGCGGGGGGCGGCGTCCTAAACAGGCGGCGGGAGATGGCAAAGACGCCCTTCGTCTCTTTTTCGGGGGCGTCGCCGCGCTCTCGTTCCTCTTGGCATTGGGACAGTTCACCCCCGCGTTTCCCTTTTTATATCGCCATGTGCCAACCTTTAGCCTGTTTCAAGCACCTGCCCGCTGGCTTTTGCTAACCGTCTTTGCCCTTGTCATGATCGCTGCGCTCGCCCCCTTAAAGGGCGGGCGGCGCGTCCGCTTTTGGGGGCGCTTGGGCGTCGTCTTGGGGCTAGGGATGGCGCTCATCAGCCTGATTGCCGCCAGCCTTGCCGCCCTCAGCGGCTTCGCGGCGGATATTGCGATGGGTGTGTTTGGGTTGGGAGCGGCAGTTGCCGTTGGCTCGCTTGTCTTTGTGGCGCAGCCCCTCCCCGCTGCGCCGGAGCAGGCGCAGCAGCGCTGGCGGTGGGGCGTTTTGGTGCTGCTTGCCGTTGATCTCGTCTGGGCAAATTGGGGGGCAAACCCAACCACCGCCGCCGCCTTTTACTCCCCCCGTCCCAACACGAGCGAGGGGCGGGGCGTTTGGCTTGAAGCGGACATCAGGGCGACTCAGTTTGATACCTACCTACGTCTTGATAATTACAGCGCCGTGAGCGCCGCCGAGAGCCTAGACGCCTACCGAGGGGCAGGACTTCCCAACCTGAATCTTCTGGATCGCCACCCCCTGCTCAACAATTTCGATCCCCTCCGCCCCTCGTGGCACGAAACCTTCATGGCACAGTTCAACGATCCAGCACAGCGCGAGCAACTAGAACCCCTCGCCGGACTTGGCGGGGAGCGCCTTTGGATCGTCCCTCGCGGCAACCCCACCGAGGATCGGTTGCCCCCTGTCGGCTATGGTAGTGCCGCGATCATCACTGAAACGCCGTTGGCGCTGACGATCACCGCCGACTCCCCCGACGGGGGCTGGCTGATCCTTGCCGATACCGATTATCCGGGGTGGGCGGCGTGGGTCGATGATCACCCCACACCTATCCAGCGGGCGAACGGGGCATTTCGGGCGGTGGCGCTCCCCGCTGGCAGGCATACCGTCCTCTTTCGCTATGAGTCCCGTCCCTTTCAGGTGGGGGGTATCCTCAGTGGCACGGCACTGGCGGTTTTGATTGTTGTATGGGCGGTGGGACGACTGATGATCCGTCGCACCCCGTAG
- a CDS encoding sugar phosphate isomerase/epimerase: MRYDSMHAPIALQLYSVRDRLSADFEGTIRTIASYGYRAVETAGVYGESPARAAVLFKELGIQVVSLHAAVDPDDASKLAQVVESAAAFGAKTIVHPWYPAEHFTTLDGVERICEQLNRSHAQLAAAGLTLAYHNHHFECLSLPDGRLPLLHMKERLDPAILFEVDTYWVQTAGVNVIALLDALGDRTALLHIKDGSTELDQPMVAVGDGVMNFPAILAGRQVSALIVELDRCATDMLAAVEKSYRYVSQLVGRLGMGDGA; this comes from the coding sequence ATGCGTTATGATTCGATGCACGCCCCCATTGCCTTGCAGCTTTATTCCGTCCGTGATCGCCTCAGCGCCGACTTCGAGGGGACGATCCGCACCATCGCCAGTTATGGCTACCGCGCTGTGGAGACGGCGGGTGTCTACGGCGAATCGCCCGCCCGTGCCGCCGTCCTTTTCAAGGAGTTAGGAATTCAGGTGGTCAGCCTTCATGCGGCGGTTGATCCTGACGATGCGAGCAAACTGGCACAGGTTGTCGAAAGCGCCGCCGCGTTTGGGGCGAAAACGATTGTCCATCCCTGGTATCCCGCCGAACACTTCACCACCCTCGATGGCGTAGAGCGCATTTGCGAGCAGTTGAACCGCAGCCATGCGCAGTTGGCTGCGGCGGGGCTGACATTGGCATACCACAACCACCATTTCGAGTGCCTTTCCCTCCCCGATGGGCGGCTGCCCCTGTTGCACATGAAAGAGCGCCTCGATCCGGCAATCCTCTTTGAAGTGGATACCTATTGGGTACAGACTGCTGGCGTAAATGTGATTGCCCTGTTGGATGCGCTTGGGGATCGTACCGCTCTGCTGCATATCAAGGATGGCTCAACCGAACTCGATCAGCCAATGGTGGCGGTGGGCGATGGGGTGATGAATTTTCCCGCGATCCTTGCTGGCAGGCAAGTTTCCGCCTTGATTGTGGAGTTGGATCGCTGCGCGACAGACATGCTGGCGGCTGTTGAAAAGAGCTACCGCTATGTAAGCCAACTCGTCGGGCGGTTGGGAATGGGGGATGGGGCATAG
- a CDS encoding MBL fold metallo-hydrolase: MHRERVADDIYVFTSERYAQVTAGIVLTTDGAVLIDTLLFPEETLALKQYVETRLRQKVRYVINTHYHADHTYGTYLFPNATVIAHAKCADLLETRGRAALAEARVGSTELAEVEVILPQVVFNESEFLLTIGDKSFQLTHTPGHSPDSICVLVREDRVLFAADTLMAIPFFVDGDYSAFRESLRAIPYQLLENIVQGHGEVVLRGEIEGKIRSDLRYLEEVRKHVEIAHSKADPEKYFDGIDLEKFGKSRILLGGKVRALHRANLQALYHRLYDHASAG, translated from the coding sequence ATGCATCGTGAGCGCGTCGCAGATGACATTTATGTATTCACCAGCGAACGGTATGCCCAAGTTACCGCTGGCATTGTTCTCACCACCGATGGCGCCGTTCTCATAGATACCCTTCTTTTTCCCGAAGAAACGCTGGCACTTAAGCAGTATGTCGAAACACGCCTTCGCCAAAAAGTCCGCTATGTGATCAATACCCATTACCACGCTGATCACACCTATGGGACGTATTTGTTTCCCAACGCGACGGTTATTGCCCACGCCAAATGTGCCGATCTGCTGGAAACACGCGGGCGGGCGGCGTTGGCTGAGGCACGGGTGGGAAGCACCGAACTGGCAGAGGTAGAGGTGATCCTCCCCCAAGTTGTTTTCAACGAGAGTGAATTCTTACTGACTATTGGCGATAAATCCTTTCAATTGACCCACACCCCCGGACACAGCCCCGATTCGATCTGCGTCTTGGTGCGTGAGGATCGCGTCCTCTTTGCGGCGGATACACTCATGGCGATTCCCTTTTTCGTGGATGGTGATTACAGCGCCTTCCGCGAGTCTTTGCGGGCGATTCCCTATCAGCTTTTGGAAAATATTGTTCAAGGTCACGGTGAGGTTGTTTTGCGTGGCGAGATCGAGGGCAAGATTCGCAGCGATCTGCGCTATCTTGAGGAAGTTCGCAAACATGTTGAGATCGCCCACAGTAAGGCAGACCCTGAGAAATATTTCGATGGCATTGACCTTGAAAAGTTTGGTAAAAGCCGGATTCTGTTGGGCGGCAAGGTGCGTGCGCTTCATAGAGCAAACCTACAAGCACTCTACCACCGCCTCTATGATCACGCCTCAGCGGGCTGA
- a CDS encoding class I SAM-dependent methyltransferase: MGDKPNPKDPSLPPDYRAAFFTAYHTTNDLPTTADPATYAAAARQYAGRWAQWLPSEKNVPILDLGCGAGEFLHFLWGRGYHTLYGVDLNAEGLALGRTMGLPNLSEGNLITYLVNHLAAERPPFGLIAALNVFEHLHKAEIITLLGLIRRALTPSGRLIAVTPNGLSPFGGATRYWDFTHETGFTPAAWRQLARLTGFSAPIFEEYGAIPHSWRGRLRALLWQLIKTGITLYDRVEIGAPRDASRVYTADMKIILSSRQGSGADAL, from the coding sequence ATGGGCGACAAACCGAATCCAAAGGATCCGAGCCTTCCACCAGATTATCGGGCAGCCTTTTTTACCGCTTACCACACGACAAACGATCTCCCCACCACCGCGGATCCCGCCACCTATGCGGCGGCGGCGCGACAATATGCCGGACGCTGGGCGCAGTGGCTGCCCTCCGAAAAAAATGTCCCCATCCTTGATCTTGGCTGCGGGGCGGGGGAGTTCCTTCATTTTCTGTGGGGGCGAGGCTATCATACTCTCTATGGCGTTGATTTGAACGCTGAGGGGCTTGCCTTAGGGCGGACCATGGGCTTGCCCAACCTTAGCGAGGGCAACCTGATTACCTATTTGGTGAATCACCTCGCGGCGGAGCGTCCCCCCTTTGGGTTGATCGCCGCCTTGAACGTTTTTGAGCATTTGCACAAGGCGGAGATCATCACCCTCTTGGGGCTGATCCGGCGGGCGCTGACGCCTTCGGGTCGGCTCATCGCTGTGACCCCCAACGGACTCTCCCCTTTTGGCGGGGCAACACGCTACTGGGACTTCACCCACGAGACGGGCTTCACGCCAGCCGCATGGCGTCAGTTAGCGCGTCTGACGGGCTTTTCCGCGCCGATTTTTGAGGAATATGGGGCGATCCCTCATTCATGGCGAGGGCGGCTTCGGGCGCTTTTGTGGCAGCTGATCAAAACCGGAATCACCCTCTATGATCGGGTGGAGATCGGCGCCCCCCGCGATGCCAGCCGCGTCTACACGGCGGATATGAAGATCATCCTCTCCTCCCGTCAGGGTAGCGGTGCGGACGCGCTGTAG
- a CDS encoding Gfo/Idh/MocA family oxidoreductase, whose amino-acid sequence MDEINIAILGTKFMGKAHSSAWLNAPRFFDVPLHPVLKVACGQDGDALAAFAARWGWQAVETDWRKVIARDDVNIVDIALPTHLHHEVAVAAAKAGKHIFCEKPLALNLAQAESMYEAAKSAGIVHYLNHNYRRVPAVMLAKQLIDEGKIGRIFHWRGCYLQSWVVDPNFPLTWHLRKETAGSGPHGDLNSHSIDLARFLVGEISTVMAMTTNFVKERPLPGKGAATFSAGSGETTSRGEVTVEDAAFLVVKFANGALGSFEATRFATGRKNYNAFEIYGSKGSLLFNLERMNELQYFSADDPAYAQGFRDILATERGHAYMEGWWPPGHIIGYEHEFTHAVVDFLKAVASGTEIRPNFEDGVVATKVLEAALHSAATGTRITVD is encoded by the coding sequence GTGGACGAAATCAATATCGCCATTCTTGGCACAAAATTTATGGGCAAGGCGCACAGCAGCGCATGGCTGAACGCGCCCCGTTTTTTCGATGTTCCCCTTCACCCCGTCTTGAAGGTTGCTTGTGGGCAAGATGGCGACGCCCTTGCCGCTTTTGCTGCGCGGTGGGGCTGGCAAGCGGTGGAAACCGATTGGCGGAAGGTGATTGCCCGCGATGATGTGAATATCGTGGATATTGCCCTCCCAACGCACCTTCATCATGAGGTGGCGGTGGCAGCGGCAAAAGCGGGCAAACACATTTTCTGCGAAAAACCGCTGGCGCTGAACCTTGCCCAAGCGGAGAGCATGTATGAGGCGGCAAAGAGTGCCGGAATCGTCCATTACCTGAATCATAATTATCGCCGCGTCCCCGCCGTTATGTTGGCAAAACAGTTGATTGACGAGGGCAAAATCGGGCGGATTTTTCATTGGCGGGGCTGCTACCTTCAATCGTGGGTGGTCGATCCCAATTTTCCGCTCACATGGCATTTACGCAAAGAAACCGCCGGATCGGGACCACACGGCGATCTGAATTCGCACAGCATCGATCTGGCGCGTTTTTTGGTAGGGGAAATCAGCACCGTAATGGCAATGACCACAAATTTTGTGAAGGAGCGCCCACTCCCCGGCAAGGGGGCGGCAACCTTTAGCGCGGGCAGCGGGGAGACTACCTCGAGGGGCGAGGTGACCGTGGAAGATGCCGCCTTCCTCGTCGTCAAGTTTGCCAATGGTGCGTTGGGATCCTTTGAGGCGACGCGCTTTGCCACTGGACGAAAAAATTACAACGCCTTCGAGATTTACGGGAGCAAGGGAAGTCTGCTGTTCAACCTTGAGCGGATGAACGAACTTCAGTATTTTTCTGCCGACGACCCCGCCTATGCACAGGGTTTCCGTGACATTCTGGCAACAGAGCGCGGTCATGCCTATATGGAGGGGTGGTGGCCCCCCGGTCATATCATCGGCTATGAGCATGAATTCACCCATGCCGTCGTTGACTTTTTGAAGGCGGTGGCGTCCGGCACGGAAATTCGCCCCAATTTTGAGGATGGCGTCGTCGCTACCAAGGTTTTGGAGGCGGCATTGCACTCCGCCGCGACAGGGACGCGCATCACCGTAGACTGA